From the Kazachstania africana CBS 2517 chromosome 12, complete genome genome, the window ATTAGACTGCTGAGGTTACAAAAATTGGTGATGAACAATAAAACACAAATATGTGGTCTTCCGGATCTTTgcatatacatatattatGCTTGGATTGAATCAAATGTGTGTTTTGTAAATTGTATGGACAGTGAATACCCAATATGTTTGGCtgacaatttcatttggaaCATGTGGCATTAGGTTATTAAATTCTGGAAAAGCCAATTCACACTTTAATGGAGGTATCGAATAATTTCTATATGAAACAAGTTATAGTGGAGTTAATTTTCCAAGGATGACAAGAAATCCGCGATAGTTTAATGGTGAGAATGGGCGCTTGTCGCGTGCCAGATCGGGGTTCAATTCCCCGTCGCGgagattttttttacatttttttatttctatcATACTTTTGAAGTATTCAATTCCAATGATTCGAGGACCTTGAATTGTTCTATGGCTCAATTTTAATGTGGTAGCAACACATGTGTTAATAATCAATTCAAAAGAGCTTTGAgctttggaaaatgatataatattttgtagTTTCCTCGTGAGAATTCAAAGTAATAGGAGTTAAGAAAGATTTATAGAGTGTAGCACATCTGTACATAAACTATATGTTAATATTTCTATGAGTTTTCTACTAATTGGGTAACTTCTTTTGATAAAGCTTCTACTTCAGCCTTAGTTTTTGCTTCAGCATAAATTCTGACAGCATCTTCAGTACCACTAGCTCTAACGAAAGATCTACCGGAATCGTATTTTGAGACAGCGGCGtcaatcttttcttgaagaCCTGATGGAGAGGTCAGTTTACGCTCCATGTCGGTAGTCTTGAAGACAAATCTATTGAGGACGGTACATTttgttaataaatttggtaaatcTTGATATTCAGTATCCCAATCGCTTGGAGACAATTGTAAGATCGACAGAGTGGCAATTACGGCTAATAAATCTGCCATTGAATCACCAACTGTTTGGTTGATTAATTTACTGAAGTAGAATAATGATAATCTAGCTTTgtgaattttttcactCGAAGAGCCATTGTCGATTGCCTTTTGTAAGACTTCATAGAATTTGTTAGAGAAAAGTACTGTACCATGACCGTTAGCTTCAAAATAGATGCCGATATCGAATTTGGATTCTGCGatatgatgaagatgtttGACACCAGTCTTTGTGCATTCGACGGGCACTTTTAAGGATTTAGTAATGTATTTGGTAGATGAACCATTTGCGTAAGCTGTTTGTACGACACCTAGATTGATATCGTTTAACAATTCGGATTCCCTTAGCATGGAAATTAGACATTTAGTTAAGATAGTGGAAATTTTGTCACCATCCAATAAATGGAATTTCTTATTGTTATCGACGTAATAGAAGACGATTCTGTCAGCATCACCATCGAATGAAGCGTACAAATCCGATGGATTTGGGTTGACTATACCATTTGGTAACTTCTGGTTAGTTTTTACGAAATCAGCGCCACAATCGACATTTAACATCTGTGGAACGTTATGTTTGTCGTTAATAATTGTTGTTAAAGTTGCTAATTGTGGTAAATATGGTAAAAATTTACTAAATTGTACGCTACCGACACCATTTGCCCCATCaacaatcaaattattgaaagtgaGATTGAGATCTGGGTACAAAGAGAATAAATTATTCCAACTTGTGGAGAAGAATTTGTAATAATCGACTTCTGTGACAACATCATTTTGGAGCATTGTTAAATAATGTAATTGAGGAGTAGTGATTAAAGTATGGTTGATTACAATGGTATCAAACACCGGAGCGGCAGCTTGGAGACATTCCATTAAGTATGGAGAAGACTCACGAGAGTCATGGCCCACAATGAGACGAGGAGTTGTGGTTTCATCGATATTGAGCTTTGCAATGACCTGTGAGAGATGCATGACAAAAGCGGTGAAGTTACCATGCGAAGCGATATTGGCCAGATCTGTGGCAATTTGCTCCCATGATTCGATTAACATGGCACCACTTGGTTCTACGATCTTGACACCGTTATCCTGAGGAGGATTGTGGGAAGCCGTGATCATTACACCGATGTATTTGCCTTGTAAGACCAATGATCTTAGGATGGCGACGATACCTGTGGTGAACATGACCGTATCGAGAGTGGAAGCATTAGCACGAAAACCGGCAGTACCGTAGGTGTAAGAATGGTTTCTAGTGGTGCAATACTTGATGAAAGCAGGTTCCAATTGAGTGATGTCGAacatttcttttcctctttgTAGATTTATGTAATggtataaatttttcaaattgaaattttccaggagttgatatatatatgaatatatatatatggacACATGAAAGAATAGAGAGTGAAGATGGCGCCAATGATTCGAGTAATGGATGGCGATGCTGCTGAAAGGGAAGTGAAGGGTGCAGAAGGGTGTCAGTTATATTCGTTAGTGCAATATAATTGTGAGTACCGCGTTGGTGGGACGTTGGAGTGCTTCCCCTTCAAGAGAATGTTTCTTGAGTGTCTGGACAAGAGTGGGAAGCTGAAGAGAGTGGAGACCAGGAGTGGTTCATGTAAATAGTTGTAAATAGTGGGACTAGGTATAGAACCTTATATAATGAATATTCTGAAGCTGTATAAGAGAATGAATTTACGTTCTATGGATGTGAACCACGTGATGTAGAGGTACCAACTGCCAAACCAATCCTGATGGCCAATGCCACATGTAATGCCACTGGAAATGCCACAATGAGACG encodes:
- the PCM1 gene encoding phosphoacetylglucosamine mutase PCM1 (similar to Saccharomyces cerevisiae PCM1 (YEL058W); ancestral locus Anc_6.11) → MFDITQLEPAFIKYCTTRNHSYTYGTAGFRANASTLDTVMFTTGIVAILRSLVLQGKYIGVMITASHNPPQDNGVKIVEPSGAMLIESWEQIATDLANIASHGNFTAFVMHLSQVIAKLNIDETTTPRLIVGHDSRESSPYLMECLQAAAPVFDTIVINHTLITTPQLHYLTMLQNDVVTEVDYYKFFSTSWNNLFSLYPDLNLTFNNLIVDGANGVGSVQFSKFLPYLPQLATLTTIINDKHNVPQMLNVDCGADFVKTNQKLPNGIVNPNPSDLYASFDGDADRIVFYYVDNNKKFHLLDGDKISTILTKCLISMLRESELLNDINLGVVQTAYANGSSTKYITKSLKVPVECTKTGVKHLHHIAESKFDIGIYFEANGHGTVLFSNKFYEVLQKAIDNGSSSEKIHKARLSLFYFSKLINQTVGDSMADLLAVIATLSILQLSPSDWDTEYQDLPNLLTKCTVLNRFVFKTTDMERKLTSPSGLQEKIDAAVSKYDSGRSFVRASGTEDAVRIYAEAKTKAEVEALSKEVTQLVENS
- the SOM1 gene encoding Som1p (similar to Saccharomyces cerevisiae SOM1 (YEL059C-A); ancestral locus Anc_6.12), with amino-acid sequence MAPMIRVMDGDAAEREVKGAEGCQLYSLVQYNCEYRVGGTLECFPFKRMFLECLDKSGKLKRVETRSGSCK